A genomic window from Purpureocillium takamizusanense chromosome 2, complete sequence includes:
- a CDS encoding uncharacterized protein (COG:V~EggNog:ENOG503P1S3~TransMembrane:1 (i20-39o)~MEROPS:MER0036033~CAZy:CE10), with the protein METKAIVRQRLSFWAKLDMLPALASIITVAWLSVLSGFIRSTKDAPSLYLHIAYAVLRRATKRLSVLQLQWISPPTNKMYDRYARSARVTPHTVDLGCHGAKGHWIGNKNAKHVLVWYHGGGFCLPANIGYFKFWADVVSSSRAAGKDVAVFALTYTLAPHARYPTQLTQAVEALRYVVDQKRHRPSQIFLGGDSAGGNLAIGVLSHLAHPHPAIKELKLEEPLAGTAVLSPWTSLDENHSQEKVYSGGDLITPFVGKPWSRHYLDGAARDYYTDASLAPSSWFETYPVKQILVLGGSNEVLLPIIEDFVEKLKAGFPAVEFFVGKREAHVAPVYNLYVGDSTETQQGKKFKAWLRDLL; encoded by the exons ATGGAGACCAAGGCAATCGTCAGGCAGCGGCTGTCCTTTTGGGCCAAGCTGGACATGCTGCCCGCGCTCgcctccatcatcaccgtcgcATGGCTGTCGGTGCTGTCGGGCTTCATCCGCAGCACCAAGGACGCGCCGAGTCTATACCTTCACATTGCCTACGCCGTGCTGCGCCGGGCGACGAAGCGTCTCTCGGTGCTGCAGCTACA atggatctcgccgcccaccaacAAAATGTATGACCGGTATGCGCGCTCCGCTCGCGTGACGCCTCATACCGTCGACCTGGGCTGCCACGGCGCAAAGGGCCACTGGATCGGCAACAAGAACGCCAAGCACGTCCTCGTCTGgtaccacggcggcggcttctgcctgcccgccaacaTCGGCTACTTCAAGTTCTGGGCCGAcgtcgtctcctcgtcgcgcgccgccggcaaggacgtcgccgtcttcgccctcaCCTACACCCTCGCGCCACACGCGCGCTACCCGACGCAGCTCacgcaggccgtcgaggccctgcgctACGTCGTCGACCAGAAGCGCCATCGCCCGTCGCAAatcttcctcggcggcgactcggccggCGGGAACCTGGCCATCGGCGTCTTGTCGCACCTcgcgcacccgcacccggccatcaaggagctcaagcTGGAGGAGCCGCTCGCGGGCACCGCCGTCCTGTCCCCGTGGACGTCGCTGGATGAGAACCACAGCCAGGAAAAGGTCTACTCGGGAGGCGACCTCATCACCCCCTTTGTAGGCAAGCCCTGGTCGCGACACtacctcgacggcgccgcgaggGACTACTACACAGACGCGTCCCTTGCGCCGTCTAGCTGGTTCGAGACGTATCCCGTCAAGCAGATTCTCGTTCTCGGTGGAAGCAacgaggtgctgctgcccatcATTGAGGATTTTGTTGAGAAGCTCAAG GCTGGATTTCCCGCTGTGGAATTCTTCGTGGGCAAGAGAGAAGCTCACGTCGCTCCTGTGTACAACCTCTACGTCGGAGATTCGACGGAGACGCAACAGGGGAAGAAGTTCAAGGCCTGGTTGCGGGATCTGCTGTAA
- a CDS encoding uncharacterized protein (TransMembrane:1 (i184-214o)~EggNog:ENOG503P145), with the protein MDPVQRQRDSLNIWRHKKFLKAWKLRKRYKIKLRHTNNLLEHLSYDPLTRVLRVYHQVSFLRTQLEKTRNEPLELSFEDSLKRGALPPKLVVETLLTFHDILFPIATFGDRRSRTMLRKLIRRHGLDPQANLVQYIRPIPENITLEYWGDRLATLYNIVKDPPPTNVFMGWLERHTSERNAMTVAIIGLLLAAIFGFLSFLVGLLQLVLAWVVWKNPSS; encoded by the exons ATGGATCCCGTACAGCGACAGCGGGACAGCTTGAATATTTGGAGGCACAAGAAATTTCTCAAAGCCTGGAAGTTGAGGAAGCGCTACAAGATCAAACTGAGGCACACAAACAACCTACTGGAGCACCTGTCGTACGATCCCTTGACAAGAGTCTTGAGGGTGTATCATCAGGTTTCCTTTCTCAGGACCCAGCTTGAGAAGACGCGCAACGAGCCACTGGAGCTCTCCTTTGAGGACAGTCTGAAAAG AGGGGCTCTCCCGCCGAAGCTGGTTGTAGAAACCCTCCTGACGTTCCATGATATCCTCTTTCCGATAGCTACCTTCGGTGACAGACGGTCGCGGACCATGTTGCGGAAACTGATCAGGCGGCACGGGCTCGACCCGCAAGCGAACCTGGTTCAGTATATCCGACCGATACCGGAAAACATCACACTCGAGTACTGGGGAGACCGTCTGGCGACGCTGTATAACATCGTCAAGGACCCACCGCCGACCAATGTTTTCATGGGTTGGCTGGAGAGACATACATCAGAAAGAAACGCCATGACGGTTGCAATCATTGGCCTTCTCCTGGCGGCGATATTCGGCTTCCTAagcttcctcgtcggcttGCTACAGCTGGTCCTCGCTTGGGTTGTGTGGAAGAACCCTTCGTCGTAG
- a CDS encoding uncharacterized protein (COG:S~EggNog:ENOG503NZ6Z), with protein sequence MKLEDRDAIKMAATTTTEEQTQRSKGKLSAYEPPHIHSESRHARKMSQTFAAHGTYPVAHWRQHDQIRGDSPPCDQPELGGSAPKPFNSIHVMGQKPFDHSNANMWMGNEGGHPNQSGLSQHKSVSVAESGPLRDAMNNPFEQKLEIAQFAQMADFGSSEPELIPGTNPPAYAYPHSTSYIGDAFHDRFREVVSMFRENTEKHHQLAPFVQNIDYTLRMCGPSYTAAHPSILVFCRKQEFKCLRSLLASRELALQYLRRKPGKTNDFLGWFRKPTLECMGTPLFDLYFWRTTRPRTLLGQHNARIQFNHGLKSWSVPEIPYTYSLCGAVVKPFANIGSSTFGCALLVNSELYGLTTRHNVSITQGVLPGRRVAEVDLGPIAENESTPVSNLLHPDASTAASGHCEFVVDDIEYESLSDDEGEEDIVLPVVLPEASPDELSPDGLDVLLIPHQDELGPTSKYDLDWALFKVDGLVGLEHVNQRLVNHTRVPGRGVIRHYARACPTRDTSVFLVTRGAEPLQATLRPGISIIGGINGNKVSPVWTVGPVKGQGLGPGDSGSIVVDATDDSIYGLIIGTNPMDEVYISPFVEIMNQVQHCFPHASISLPEPEPSSIAHLNNTSPFYSSLLMPDAGLPYPQSSSYLNWTDYTSGHDPPNLVQRFTAHQLPPAHLFTARGL encoded by the exons ATGAAGTTAGAAGaccgcgacgccatcaagaTGGCGGCTACGACGACCACTGAGGA ACAAACGCAAAGGAGCAAGGGAAAACTCTCAGCTTACGAACCTCCCCACATACACTCCGAGTCGCGACACGCCCGAAAAATGTCCCAGACTTTCGCGGCTCATGGGACGTATCCTGTGGCTCATTGGCGACAGCATGACCAAATACGTGGTGACAGTCCGCCATGCGATCAGCCTGAGCTCGGCGGTTCAGCACCTAAGCCGTTCAACTCCATACATGTAATGGGACAAAAACCATTCGATCACAGCAATGCGAACATGTGGATGGGAAACGAGGGTGGGCACCCGAACCAAAGCGGCTTGTCACAACACAAGTCTGTCTCTGTAGCAGAGTCTGGGCCTCTTCGGGACGCTATGAACAACCCTTTCGAGCAGAAATTGGAAATAGCCCAATTCGCCCAAATGGCCGACTTCGGTTCCTCTGAACCAGAATTGATCCCGGGCACGAATCCACCTGCATATGCGTATCCGCACAGCACGTCCTACATCGGAGATGCCTTTCACGACCGGTTTCGTGAAGTGGTGAGCATGTTTCGGGAAAACACCGAGAAACATCACCAACTGGCGCCTTTTGTGCAGAACATCGACTATACCCTCAGAATGTGCGGTCCTTCGTACACGGCCGCGCATCCCTCTATATTGGTGTTCTGCCGCAAGCAAGAGTTCAAATGTCTTCGTTCCCTGCTCGCCAGCAGAGAGCTTGCACTACAATACCTTCGCAGGAAACCCGGAAAGACCAATGACTTTCTAGGATGGTTTCGAAAACCGACCCTAGAGTGCATGGGTACCCCCTTGTTTGACTTGTATTTCTGGCGTACGACCCGGCCCCGGACTCTTCTCGGACAGCACAACGCCAGGATTCAGTTCAACCATGGCCTCAAGTCATGGTCGGTGCCGGAAATACCTTACACGTATTCACTCTGTGGCGCTGTGGTAAAGCCGTTTGCCAATATTGGGTCCTCGACATTTGGTTGTGCGCTTCTGGTCAACTCGGAGCTATACGGCCTGACCACGAGGCACAACGTCAGTATAACTCAGGGCGTGTTGCCCGGTCGCCGTGTCGCCGAAGTAGACTTGGGTCCTATTGCGGAAAACGAATCGACTCCCGTTTCGAATTTGTTGCATCCCGAtgccagcaccgccgccagcggccaTTGCGAGTTTGTAGTTGACGACATCGAATACGAAAGCTTATCTGACGACGAAGGCGAAGAGGACATAGTGCTGCCTGTGGTCCTGCCAGAGGCTTCACCGGATGAGCTATCGCCAGACGGTCTTGACGTCCTACTAATTCCGCATCAGGATGAACTGGGTCCGACTAGCAAGTACGATCTGGACTGGGCACTCTTCAAAGTGGACGGGCTAGTAGGTCTTGAGCATGTAAACCAACGCCTTGTCAACCACACCCGTGTCCCCGGCCGAGGAGTGATAAGGCACTATGCAAGAGCTTGCCCGACAAGAGACACGTCTGTTTTTTTGGTCACCCGTGGCGCGGAACCGCTGCAGGCAACACTTCGACCTGGAATCTCGATCATTGGGGGGATCAACGGAAACAAGGTCTCCCCGGTCTGGACCGTTGGCCCAGTCAAGGGTCAAG GGTTGGGGCCAGGCGACTCTGGCTCCATTGTGGTTGATGCAACTGACGATTCGATCTACGGCCTCATCATCGGAACAAATCCCATGGATGAGGTCTATATCAGTCCATTCGTCGAAATCATGAACCAGGTACAACACTGCTTCCCTCACGCGAGCATTTCGCTTCCGGAGCCCGAACCGTCATCTATTGCCCACCTCAACAACACATCGCCCTTTTATAGTTCGTTGCTTATGCCGGATGCTGGACTTCCATATCCGCAATCTTCTTCGTATCTCAACTGGACGGATTACACCTCCGGTCACGACCCTCCGAATTTAGTTCAACGGTTCACAGCGCATCAACTGCCGCCAGCTCATCTATTTACAGCTCGAGGACTGTGA
- a CDS encoding N-sulfoglucosamine sulfohydrolase (EggNog:ENOG503P0W3~COG:P) has product MPRNILLLVADDLGREQLGCYGCSAIQTPHLDALAASGTRFDMAFASTASCSGSRTTLYTGLHTHENGSYGLVLERNGFQTWANVETAPRVFNDLGYRTGILGKVHVAPDAVYPWQVREESDTRDVAVIADQAERFFREEKEAQAQKGGNDDEGNEAEGAASNRRRPGFFLTIGYVDPHRVLTSRGGFGNVDADDAGAYDARIRDRVYAPDEVAVPSFLQDLPAVRQELAEYYRAINRLDQGVGMVLSALERTGQADDTLVLFLSDNGPPFVNSKTTLYDAGVRLPFLMRAPGVVVPPTVAATGAAGADAGAGNVVNPNLVSWIDVLPTMLAWAGHEGRQPPEGSVGPRKGRNLLPIAGERAVVPGWDRVFGSHTFHEITNYWPTRYMRTPRWKYHRNVCWRLDFPFAMDLYASLSFDAMRNSGSAAVPDVPAATNGCNGTTTTTKHEEKEATTTTIQRQQQTQPAMIGKRTLKSYIRRPAEELYDLDADPDEVRNLAGEPAHAETLAEMRNAVEAWQYETQDLWLWKDGVSVQRFREFDYEREGLRIPDRLDFDVDHPGTVGVKTIRLHET; this is encoded by the coding sequence ATGCCCAGAaacatcctcctcctcgtcgccgacgacctcggccgcgagcagctcggctgCTACGGCTGCTCGGCCATCCAGACGCCGcacctcgacgcgctcgccgcctcggggaCGCGCTTCGACATGGCCTTTGCCAGCACGGCGTCGTGCAGCGGCTCGCGCACGACGCTCTACACGGGCCTGCACACGCACGAGAACGGCAGCTACGGGCTCGTGCTCGAGCGCAACGGCTTCCAGACCTGGGCCAAcgtcgagacggcgccgcgcgtcTTCAACGACCTCGGCTACCGGACGGGCATCCTCGGCAAGGTCCACGTCGCCCCCGACGCCGTGTACCCTTGGCAGGTCCGCGAGGAGAGCGACACGCGCGACGTGGCCGTCATTGCGGACCAGGCGGAGCGCTTCTTTCGGGAGGAAAAGGAGGCACAGGCGCAAAAGgggggcaacgacgacgaaggcaACGAGGCGGAGGGAGCTGCCAGCAAcaggaggaggccgggcttcttcctcaccaTCGGCTATGTCGATCCGCACCGCGTGCTCaccagccgcggcggcttcggcaacgtcgacgccgacgacgcgggcgcctACGATGCCCGCATCCGCGACCGCGTCTACGCcccggacgaggtcgccgtgCCGTCCTTCCTGCAGGACCTGCCGGCCGTGCgccaggagctcgccgagtACTACCGCGCCATCAACCGGCTcgaccagggcgtcggcaTGGTGCTGTCCGCGCTGGAGCGCACGGGGCAAGCCGACGACACCCTGGTGCTGTTCCTGAGCGACAACGGCCCGCCGTTTGTCAACTCCAAGACGACGCTGtacgacgcgggcgtgcggcTGCCGTTTCTGATGCGCGCTCCCGGAGTTGTTGTTCCTCCTACTGTTGCTGCTactggtgctgctggtgctgatgctggtgcCGGCAACGTCGTGAACCCCAACCTCGTCTCGTGGATCGACGTCTTGCCCACGATGCTCGCCTGGGCGGGCCACGAGGGacgccagccgcccgagggGTCCGTCGGCCCGCGCAAGGGACGCAACCTGCTGCCCAttgcgggcgagcgggcggtcGTGCCCGGCTGGGACCGCGTCTTCGGCTCCCACACGTTTCACGAGATCACCAACTACTGGCCGACGCGGTACATGCGCACGCCGAGGTGGAAGTACCACCGTAATGTGTGCTGGCGCCTCGATTTCCCCTTTGCTATGGATCTGTACGCGTCGCTGTCCTTTGACGCCATGCGCAACTCGgggagcgccgccgtccctgacgtgcccgccgccaccaacgggtgcaacggcaccaccaccaccaccaaacaTGAAGAGAAGgaagcgacgacgacgacgatacaGAGACAGCAGCAGACGCAACCAGCCATGATTGGCAAGCGCACGCTCAAGAGCTACatccgccggccggccgaagAGCTGTACGACCTGGACGCGGACCCGGACGAGGTGCGCAACCTGGCTGGCGAGCCGGCGCACGCggagacgctggccgagATGCGCAACGCGGTCGAGGCGTGGCAGTACGAGACGCAGGACCTGTGGCTGTGGAAGGACGGCGTCTCGGTGCAGCGCTTCCGCGAGTTTGACTACGAGCGCGAGGGGCTGCGCATCCCTGACCGGCTGGACTTTGACGTCGATCACCCCGGGACGGTGGGGGTGAAGACGATACGGTTGCATGAGACGTAA
- a CDS encoding uncharacterized protein (COG:K~EggNog:ENOG503P12A) has protein sequence MFSPLKRSYSIQSHLPPVQPTQEPAFNFPLCALAMGCRVCRARKVKCDGRPNGCRNCERLQLDCVGDDSGAASLLLADGGKGEGSSSGSNLKPGGVGALRKIRTYRSCQSCRLSKTKCNGDRPRCARCVTKGTECVYDGGSAPRWTRSLKRGGGGSVDIKAERRDDGEDDAVAASSLSPRSPPLPTSGPATTTEGRGDGSEAASSSRASAEARASGEGVGFAAAATASVGGGGGGDVTPSHPLSWLLSPELPSGRSLRRVVEQYFANVHPLRCFAFVHKPSFMRQLDRGFASDDESALLHIICAHGAKFLLLGSGAGDLTPPPPPAGLRGAGNQWARRAEYLLLANFGKISVQRLMTAILLHDFHFRLGEYGQALMISGLAVRMAHALKINAEYNADVLCADERDAAAPSVASRESRRRLMWACYVLDAWAGSGVDQLTLLREGDIKIQLPCNERNFGLRIPSVTETLGVGHVLQFLPPAIVPRRPAANMGIMAYYIRVVALWKRIVRYVAGHHGLGDDRPPPWQPDSHFAALDADLHLWRRELPDFVEYSTETIYARLDSNQLGALVLIHCTYHHNYLELYKITMPDLFKLPKPVVFPPEHHEFLRTMQANCYYHAAQIADILAEAAEHGARLLSDSLLPFFIYDSSRVMLYYVARLLDPTRPDAETKMREAIRAVESNNRVLRLMSTLFPIASSLSTTIERWLAKLQRAVSQDDLVSSLQSEHRLEAHRSELLNGARESSEFILPPLHSLARTGGVGGGSLTPDNTKRTPGLSSSGGGTGSVPDSPAWSTVNPNAASASWDGTSAAAHQLVGLSAQAAQASGLQHERPVLPPQQLLQQQGGAAGLKRQGSQPMCEALDLDDLQSFLSWDMYGIMEMGGGVFNDDMDDSVSQSWTGAI, from the exons ATGTTCTCACCGTTGAAACGCAGTTACTCTATCCAATCCCACCTTCCCCCTGTACAACCAACTCAAGAACCGGCGTTCAATTTTCCCCTCTGTGCCCTGGCCATGGGGTGTCGCGTGTGTCGGGCGAGAAAG GTCAAGTGCGATGGCCGTCCCAACGGGTGTCGCAACTGCGAGCGCCTGCAGCTCGActgcgtgggcgacgacagcggcgccgcatcgctgctgctggccgacggcggcaagggcgaggggagcagcagcggcagcaacttgaagcccggcggcgtcggcgcgctgcGCAAGATCCGCACCTACCGCTCGTGTCAGAGCTGCCGGCTCAGCAAGACCAAGTGCAACGGCGACAGGCCGCGGTGCGCGCGGTGCGTGACCAAGGGGACCGAGTGCGTCTACGATGGggggtcggcgccgcgctggacgaggagcctcaagaggggagggggagggagcgtcgacatcaaggccgagcggcgcgatgatggcgaagACGATGCGGTTGCCGCGTCTTCGTTGTCGCCGCggtcgccgcctctgccgACCTCTGGAcccgcgacgacaacagAAGGACGTGGGGACGGAAGTGaagcagcgtcgtcgtcgagagcttcggccgaggcgagggcgtctggcgagggcgtgggctttgctgctgctgctactgcctcggtcggtggcggtggcggcggcgatgtgaCGCCCTCGCATCCGCTATCGTG GCTCCTCTCCCCCGAGCTGCCGTCCGGTcgcagcctgcgccgcgtcgtcgagcagtACTTTGCCAACGTGCATCCGCTGCGGTGCTTCGCCTTTGTGCACAAGCCGTCCTTTATGCGCCAGCTGGACCGCGGCTTCgcgtccgacgacgagtcggcgctgctgcacaTCATCTGCGCCCACGGAGCCAAGTTCCTGctgctcggcagcggcgcgggtgacctgacgccgccgccgccgccggcagggctCCGGGGTGCCGGCAACCAGTGGGCACGACGGGCCGAGTATTTGCTGCTGGCCAACTTTGGCAAGATATCAGTGCAACGGCTGATG ACggccatcctcctccacgaCTTCCActtccgcctcggcgagTACGGGCAGGCGCTCATGATCAGCGGCCTCGCGGTGCGCATGGCCCACGCGCTCAAGATCAACGCCGAGTACAACGCCGACGTGCTgtgcgccgacgagcgcgacgcggcggcgccgtcggtggcCTCGCGCGAgtcgcgacggcgcctcATGTGGGCGTGCTACGTGCTCGACGCGtgggcgggctcgggcgtcgaccagctgacgctgctgcgcgagggcgacatCAAGATCCAGCTGCCGTGCAACGAGCGCAACTTCGGCCTGCGCATCCCCTCCGTCACCGAgacgctcggcgtcggccacgtcCTGCAGTTtctgccgccggccattgtgccgcgccgtccggccgccaacatgggcatcatggccTACTACAttcgcgtcgtcgccctgtgGAAGCGCATCGTCCGCTACGTCGCCGGGCATcacggcctgggcgacgaccgcccgcccccctggCAGCCCGACTCGCActttgccgccctcgacgccgacctgcATCTGTGGCgccgcgagctgcccgacttTGTCGAGTACTCGACCGAGACCATCTACGCGCGCCTCGACTCGAACCAGCtgggcgccctcgtcctcatccacTGCACCTACCACCACAACTACCTCGAGCTCTACAAGATCACCATGCCCGACCTCTTCAAGCTGCCCAagcccgtcgtcttccccCCCGAGCACCACGAGTTCCTGCGCACCATGCAGGCCAACTGCTATTACCACGCCGCCCAGATCGCCgacatcctcgccgaggccgccgagcacggcgcccgcctcctctcGGACAGCCTGCTGCCCTTCTTCATCTACGACAGCAGCCGCGTCATGCTGTACTATGTCGCCCGGCTGCTGGACCCGACGCGGCCGGACGCCGAGACCAAGATGCGGGaggccatccgcgccgtGGAGAGCAACAACCGCGTGCTGAGGCTCATGTCGACGCTGTTTCCGATTGCTTCGAGTTTG tcgacgacgatagAGCGATGGCTCGCCAAGCTGCAGCGAGCCGTAAGCCAGGACGACCTGGTGAGCAGCCTGCAGTCGGAGCACCGGCTCGAGGCGCACCGTTCCGAGCT GCTAAACGGCGCACGCGAGTCGTCCGAGTTCATCCTGCCGCCACTGCACTCGCTCGCCCGtaccggcggcgtcggcggcggctccctcACCCCCGACAACACGAAGCGGACGCCGGGGCTGtcctcgagcggcggcggcacgggaaGCGTGCCCGACTCGCCGGCGTGGAGCACCGTCAACCCCAAcgcggccagcgcgtcgTGGGACGGcaccagcgcggcggcccatCAGCTCGTCGGGCTgagcgcgcaggcggcgcaggcgagcGGCTTGCAGCACGAGCGGCCGGTCCTGCCCCctcagcagctgctgcagcagcagggcggcgccgcggggctgaagcgccagggcagccagcccatgTGCGAGGCGCTGGATCTCGACGACTTGCAGAGCTTCCTGAGCTGGGACATGTACGGCATCATGGAGATGGGAGGGGGCGTGTtcaacgacgacatggacgactCGGTATCGCAGTCGTGGACGGGGGCGATATGA